The following are encoded together in the Carassius auratus strain Wakin unplaced genomic scaffold, ASM336829v1 scaf_tig00033244, whole genome shotgun sequence genome:
- the LOC113081145 gene encoding uncharacterized protein LOC113081145 codes for MDIQISAFLLFVLFTAGHSLSCYQCRNDTSSCADPGNITCPSGYSKCMNVTTVWKVGSTKVNGRYCAGNCTSGSMNNGFAQVSYSCCDTDLCNVTYAPDLNTNTTNGKKCYYCDAQNCSNTVNCSGSEDYCISMTVNYNKPWLLKGCVSKSICDYANISFSSVYGISCCEGDLCNYVYNVTQNITQNVTQNVIQNDIQNIIQNIIQNSIQNVPQSVTQSVPQNVTQNATQTVPQSVTQSVPQNVTQNVTQSITQGDTQSVPQNVTQNVTQGVTQSVTQKRPASWAPGTVQAGPEEPPPYLEWGSKVERRDTTRMACEQTEEGSECAVHCLPGSTEKNRLFQGKALIGPKTHSGNYHLQDNGVVKRKVRDPLDTGMTTTEALSTSIRSSLECTEMITDEAVW; via the exons ATGGATATTCAAATCTCAGCTTTTCTTCTGTTCGTTCTTTTCACTGCAG GACACTCTCTCAGCTGCTATCAGTGCAGGAATGATACGAGTTCTTGTGCGGATCCTGGGAATATAACATGTCCCAGTGGATATTCCAAGTGCATGAATGTAACAACAGTATGGAAAGTTG GTTCAACTAAAGTGAATGGTAGATATTGTGCTGGTAACTGTACAAGTGGGTCGATGAACAACGGGTTTGCACAGGTTTCTTATTCCTGCTGTGACACTGACCTTTGTAACGTCACATATGCTCCAG ATCTCAACACTAACACTACCAATGGAAAGAAATGTTACTATTGTGATGCTCAGAACTGCTCAAACACAGTTAACTGTTCAGGGAGTGAAGACTATTGCATTTCAATGACAG TGAATTACAACAAACCATGGCTTCTAAAAGGCTGTGTCTCTAAATCTATTTGTGATTATGCCAACATATCTTTTAGTAGTGTTTATGGCATCTCATGTTGTGAGGGGGACTTGTGTAATTACGTTTATAATGTCACCCAGAACATCACCCAGAACGTCACACAGAATGTCATCCAGAATGATATACAGAACATCATTCAAAACATCATCCAGAACTCAATCCAGAACGTCCCCCAGAGCGTCACTCAGAGCGTCCCCCAGAATGTCACTCAAAACGCCACTCAGACTGTCCCCCAGAGCGTCACTCAGAGCGTCCCCCAGAATGTCACTCAAAACGTCACTCAGAGCATCACTCAGGGCGACACTCAGAGCGTCCCCCAGAATGTCACTCAAAACGTCACTCAGGGCGTCACTCAGAGCGTCACTCAGAAA AGGCCAGCGAGTTGGGCCCCAGGTACAGTGCAAGCGGGACCAGAGGAACCACCACCGTACCTGGAGTGGGGCAGCAAGGTGGAACGCAGGGACACAACTAGGATGGCTTGTGAGCAGACTGAAGAAGGGTCTGAGTGTGCGGTGCACTGCTTACCTGGTTCCACAG agaaaaataGGCTCTTTCAGGGAAAAGCTCTTATAGGTCCTAAGACGCACAGTGGAAATTACCATTTGCAGGACAATGGGGTAGTGAAGCGTAAAGTGCGCGACCCACTTGACACAGGAATGACCACCACTGAAGCGCTATCCACCAGCATAAGAAGCTCCCTAGAGTGCACTGAAATGATCACAGATGAAGCAGTTTGGTAG